The segment TGTAATTATACTCAAAACTCATGATTTCATTTTTGATgtaataaagattttaaaattgatgtaagaattattttttgtaattttgttctAGTTTGTTGTAACTTTATAATCAGGTAAATGTCACTGGATgcactgaataaatgaaagtttttaaatgtcctcaatttctttctttttttttgtatttctactATGTTTGAATTATATGGTGGCTTTGTCAACATACAGCTTCAATCACCAGATTGATATATCAATTATAATTTTGGTGAGCAGCAATTAGTCTCCATTTTGCACTTTTGTGAACAGTAAACATTATACATTCCTAATTTACGTTTtagttatgtatttttttattaaataaactgtGAGCTGGACTTTGCaagatttattgatttattaaaagAGCTGTAATTAGTAACTAGTGTAAAGTAAGTCGCTGTGgtgattttcttttatttcaggtAAAAgggtaaacattttatttttgcgTCTGTCTATGTATGGCAGGACATTTTGTTTTAGCTTCTAACCCAGCCATGGTTTCATTTTCAAACCTTATGTTTCCTGGTATTCAGTTGgattacattaataataaatacaataaattttGATTAAATGAGTAACACCCTGGCCCACACAAATCAATACATACACTTTCCTAAATCCTAAATATGCaagagttattattattttattctaaacCCATGCTATGTAGTTTATCCAAGGCTACAGTTTATTACCATGTAATCCTCTTTACAAAGGTCACTTGAATGCAATAGTTTGCAGAGCGCCGTTTATACTGCTGGCAGAATCGTTTAAATATGCAAATTGCAAAATTGTTCTTCTCTAATATCGTCCAACATTATTTGGTGTTTTTACTTCTGCTATAAACTAGTGGTTGATTTTAGCACAAGAATAAGTGGGAACAGCCTTATGAGGGTAAAACTTAACTCAGTATTAACTGTAAAGCCAAGCTATGCTTTCTTTAAAGGGAGCAAGTAGGAAGGCACTTGGACATGGCTTCCTAACATATCACCTACTACTGTACTGAACAGTATGTATAATGTGCACACTTTAAATGGTATAGTTACACACTAAATAGCACAATAAATGAAGTTTGAGATGCAATGCAGACAGCAAGTTGTAGCCCAATCACCAGAGACAAAGGTAAAGTGTAAATGCATGTCTGAAGTGAATAAAAATAAGACTACAATTTCTACATAATTTATTTAGATGACTTGTTTGATTAAttctgatttgatttgattaacTGTTCTGGTACTGGGTGTCTTAATATCTGTAGCCACTCTtgatttttagattttaaaatGACTTTGGTGTGTGTTACAAAAGTCTGTTTTAATCCCTTCTGAAAGAACCCTTCATAGTACTCACTACTAAGGGTCTAGCCTTCAGAATTCACCTCAGCCAATGTGCTCTAAATGTCATCAGCTGTCATCAACTGTTTTCTTCATAAATGAGTCAAAAATGAGTTTTTAAAGGTGCGCttagactttttattattattattatttattttatttgcttataAAGCCAGGTTCATAAGTACAGTTATCTTTGGACATACAGGCTAATAATAATTACCAAGATACATGGCAGCAAAAAAACAATTGACAAAAAAAAGCCAGAAACTAACAGATGGAACTTGAGGAGTTGACCATAAGtgtaaaatacatttcttaGTAAGAGAtactaaaatgaaaaataaatgtctTGTTTTACAGTTAAGCACAGAGTCTGTATCATAGTTCAACAAAAAAGAGCAGGAGAAAAGGTTAACTGGACCTTCaatattttctcccctttccaAAAAGAATGTATCTTGGCACATGACCAAAACCAGTGTAAATATGTCCCATTTTCCTGTTTACATTTGAAGCAGAGACCAGAATAGTCAGGGGAGATCTTTTAGAGGCTAACatcttattaataaatgtatagtTAGTTTCATGGGTTGATAATGAGCCTAGTTTAAGATATAGTCCCGCCATATGGTTTTCCAAGTATCGTCATTTATGTCTAAGGTCCCTTTCCCACAGACTATATAAGTGAGGTAGTGAAGAGATACAGACATCAGCGCTCAGACTTTTTAatgctgtaataataaaaaaaaaccacccGGTAACTGGTGACAGTGCGCATGTGCAGTACAGGATCGGTCTGTATGAAAGGGTTTGAGGGTTTGTACAGTTCTGTTTCATTTAGACTTTCAACAGTCAGTAACAGAACTCCGTTATAGAGAGAGAATGTTGAAGCTCAGGAGTTTGTTTCTCGTTGTACTATTTGCGATTTTGTCCACAACAGGtaggcaataataataactttatattaataataataaattatatagcACCTATAATTCTGCAGTATTTCCGCCTCTGCGATTGGTTTTGTTGTTGCATATTAGTATCACTGAATGATTTTATTTGACTAAACGAAAgatattaaacacaaaacagttTATGTACATTGTAATTACATATATTACAGGGAAAAGTTACTCAAaacttattattaaacatattaTATTCTTTATTTGTACTTAAATCAAGTCCCAACTGTAAGCTTCTGACATTCACTGGGTGCTACTGGAACTTTGATCAGAACTGGTTTCTATGTGCAAATGAGGCAAAAAACTCAAGAAATGTTAAACAGATGAACCTAACCTCCATTGTtaagcattttctttcttttaagcATTTGTTAGGAGACATGACCCTCAAATATACTGTTGTAATTGAAAACAGCTCTGTTTTAAAAAGCATTGAATAATCTCaaccaaacttttttttagatgGACATTTTCTGGGAACCCTCCGAGAGTGCCTTTACAGTTCTGAGGACCTACATGACATAACCTTCATAGACAGTTACATTTTCAACAAGGTAACCATTCTTCAGTACAACAGCACTATTGGGAAGTTTGTGGGATACACTGAGTTGGGCATCAAAAATGCAGAGAGACTGAACAATGATCCTACAGTACTGCAATCAGAAAGAGCCAATTTGGAAAATTTCTGTAAGAATGGAGCCAAGATCAGATACCCGAGCATCTTTGATAAAACAGGTACGATCATTTGCATAAACAAAATGCTTACATTTCACTACTATATATGGGCTGTAGTGTATATGTAATAGGTGAGCATTAACCAGTGTTGTTTAATTTTGCAGTTATGCCACAGGTTACATTAGAGTTAATAAAGAAGGCTCAAGGCTCCAGTCCGGCCAGGTTGATGTGCAGCGCTTATAGTTTTTACCCCCCAACAATCCAGCTGACTTGGCTAAGAGATGGTAAGGTGGTTGACGGGGGCGTGGTTTCCACTGAGCAGATGCCAAATGGAGACTGGTACTACCAGGTCCATTCCCAGTTGGATTTCATGCCTAAATCTGGAGAGACCATCGCCTGCGTGGTGGAGCACCCCAGTGCCGTAAAGCCGATGATCTTTTTATGGAGTGAGTCTGATTACCTCAGTCATACCATCAATAAGATTTACATCAAAGATGATCAAGTTTGGGATCATGTAGAGTCAGTTATTTGAACATTTTGaacattattcatttatttattgtgttttaccactgcttaatcctggtcagggttgcagtggctCTTAATCATtaagtgaaaggcaggaaatgcCTGGGTAGGtcttcagtccatcacagggcacacacattcacacgtcTTTcaacttgtgggagaaaactggagcacccgggaaaaacccacatggacacagggagaacatgcaaactttacacagaaagggcTTCATCAACATAGCACATGCAAGTGTAGCACAGCTGGTACAGCGGGTGCTGCACAGAGCAACAGGGATCCTCAGAGCCTGGGTTTGATGCTTGTTTCCTGTCACTGTCTGTcagaagttttgcatgttctctacaTTTTTTCCAGTTACTCCAATTTCATTTTATCACAACAACATGCAAAAAGTGGACTGGATACTTTAAATTCTCCCAAGGCATAAGTGTTGCCCTGTAATAGATtgagtgtcggagggggtgtgtgttagtcacaactctcctcagtcaggagagGAAGTCagcattagtagagaggaagtgtaatgcagttgcataattggatatgactagactgggaggaaaattgggggaaaattctTGGTTTAGATTAACATATTAAAGAACTTTTGGACAGTATGTGATCGGTAACAAAATGTACAGAATTAAAAGACATTGCCATGAAATACTAGTttctttaagtgtatgtaaactattTACTACAAGtctaataaatgtaaaagatcCATTTACAGTCCAATTTAAGATCCAATTTACAGCTGACCTAGTCAAGAACAAAGTACCTTGTTTGAGAaatataatcaaataaaaatgatttgtttttaGAGCTGAAAGTAAAAAGCAGTTCACAGATCTCAGATTTTTGTTCTTGTTAAAATGTTAATATCTTTTTTAATTTCTCTTGATACCCCACAGAACCCTCTGCTTCTCGAGCTGACAAGATCAGGATTGCTGTCGGACTTTCAGGTTTGGTTTTGGGGATCTTGGTGTCAGTTGCTggattctactactactacaagaAGAAACTGGGTTAGTGAGCAATTTCATCAAATCACAAATGAAATCACAGTCCTGCACGTGCGTGTTTTTACATTGGCTTAGAGGCTGCTGAGCTAGAACATCATCCAGCCCAAGAGAAGATGACGTGTACagcctgcttgactgtggacagtgatacCAGTGTTTCAGAAGCTTTTTCTGGATTTAAGTTGTACTATTTAAAGAATAAATctctaatattttaataatattgtaCAAGTAAACATGTagttatgagaataaagtttattttttaacttaatGTATAGTAGTGACAGAAAGATTCTGAAAACAGCAACGTCTATATTGCAGATTTGTTGAAGTTATACTTGAAAATTTTACAAATAAGGAAAAATTTCAAGAATGTTATAATTATCAAGGGATTATACTTAGTGCAGTACAAACTGTTCATCTGTTgaataatcatttattaaaaataaaaccacagCTTCTCCAAATGAATATATAAGTGCAAACTGTCTGTCCACTTTTTTATTGTCTTTAAATAACACCACCGTGTTTCTAACATTAAGAATAGTACTGTAATACTGTCTTGTGTTAGACACATAATCTGAAGTATTACAGGTTAATTATAATCAGAATTATTGACCGTTGTGACCGGTGCATATAATTCTACTTTGTTCTTGTAATATCAGAACTTATGACATGTTTTTAATATAGGATGACTTTAATCATAAAATCAGATCCTATTAAGAGCAGATAACGTTTATGTGTAAAACATTCACCTTGAAACTCTTTCAAAGTGTTTCATAACAAATACAATATTATACATGACTAAAATATTCAGTGTCAAACACACAATGCTAATATTTAAAAGTGTTGATTATTGATAAAGGAAATGTTTatataactgaatttattttatttcctacAGAACCTGGTTCTAAATCTGAGAAGAGTAAGATTGCTGTCAAAGCCTCAGACCTGCTGCTGAATGCTACATTATCAGCTGCTGGATTCATTAAGAAAAAAACTTCAGGTTAGTAAACAAAATATACATTTGTCAAGagacaaacaaaaacagaaagacaaaatatttaatgtttctgtgtgtttaatgtgtttactGTTTCTTAAAAtggctgcaacacattaaaaaagctggGGACTGTGTACCAATGTGTTACATCATAATTGTTTGGAATAATTTGTTGTAGttataaaaatagatttttctCCATTGTTTCTAATGACTTTTAGGAGCCCAACACGTTTCCATTTTGcatcagtccatctcagatgagctcaaacccagagtatttatttaatgttggtCTTCCCCTGTATGCACAAAGAATTCAAAATGTTGTTAGAATCTTTCAATAATGTTGTGGACTGTGGGACTGTGAAGGGTAAAATTAGCATCTTCACTAAACCTTAAACTGTGTGAAGAGAGATGCTAATTTTAAagtgttggactatttgctcagaTAGTTTTAACAAGGTGGCAAATTTCATCTGTTTTGCTGACATAATAAGGCATAGGTTTATATAGTTACAAAAAGGtaggtaaaacataaaacataaaaacctctgtttttacatatataataaatattacatgtatataatttatttattatttatgtttttataggaCGGGTGCTGATGGCCCCTTTTCTCCAGAATCACCAGTCTAAAGCTTGACTGTTTTTTGCTGCTGATcagatgaataaaaaaaagcagGCACAAGATTAATTCTAAAAATCTAAAACtaatcatttaaatcatttgtAATACAGTATTGTATTAGATTTTCATggaataacttttttttttgttaaaatgacattaaattttGTGTATTTGAATTGCGTTgcttatttctaaaataaaatgtggctgcttttaataaataatattgattttataattgtgttttACTGTTGGAAATTGCTGGTAGTGACTCCCAACTATCAAATATACACTGCAAGTTAGTCAGTGAGTATCTGTACAGtcagtgagttagtgagtgagtcacTGAGTTAGTGAGTCagttagtgagtgagttagtgagtgagtcaaAAAGTGAGTCAATTAGTGAGTAAGTCattgagttagtgagtgagttacTGAGTGAGTAaatcagtgagtgagttagttagTGGAACAGTACGTGAGTTGGCGAtcaagtaagtgagtgagtcggTGAATACAaccagtgtgtgagtgagtgatgttAGTAAGTGAGCACAATTGTttactgagtaaataagtgactAAGTAAACAAATCAACAGCTGGGTGagaacagacagtaaatgagtTTAGGTGTGGGAGAgtatacaaatactgactgtagcttaTCTGTTGCACTGCACACTTTGTCAGTCCCCACtacaacatttattaataaaaaggacCCCTGTGGGCCCCTACTGACCAGATATGACTGTTCTCAGcacactgggtgaaaggcaggattACATCCTGGTTATAGTCCATCACATTATCAGTCATTCACCAATTCATTCACTGACACCTAGGGGcagaatgaatgtatgaattatTCGTTAGTACATCTAGCATAGccttaataatatataatttaatcatttttgaTGTGCTGATTTTATTTCAAAACTTTTACAAATGGTCCTACACTTCTCCCCCAAAAAGAGTTCTACTATTGTTACAAATTCCAGCACCGTTCacccaaaacaacaaaaagaagcatttcaaaGCACTAAACACAActgagtaaatgtgtgatgtCTTGTGATGGACTTCCAGAACAGGTTCCAGGttccaccctgaccaggatcaggTGGTCACTGAAGATGAATATATTTAGGAATCAGCTGGTTTATGATCTGGTGACTGCAAAGCCCACAGCACATGATTTACTTAATTGTACTCTTCAAACCTGTATTGGGACACTGTCATCCTTGAGTAGCCCACTCCCATCAGAATAGTCAAATTAATCATGTGTTGCATCAAAAtaactttacattttttaagtttTCTTTCTAAGGGACA is part of the Trichomycterus rosablanca isolate fTriRos1 chromosome 7, fTriRos1.hap1, whole genome shotgun sequence genome and harbors:
- the LOC134318567 gene encoding H-2 class II histocompatibility antigen, E-S beta chain-like, translating into MLKLRSLFLVVLFAILSTTDGHFLGTLRECLYSSEDLHDITFIDSYIFNKVTILQYNSTIGKFVGYTELGIKNAERLNNDPTVLQSERANLENFCKNGAKIRYPSIFDKTVMPQVTLELIKKAQGSSPARLMCSAYSFYPPTIQLTWLRDGKVVDGGVVSTEQMPNGDWYYQVHSQLDFMPKSGETIACVVEHPSAVKPMIFLWKPSASRADKIRIAVGLSGLVLGILVSVAGFYYYYKKKLEPGSKSEKSKIAVKASDLLLNATLSAAGFIKKKTSGRVLMAPFLQNHQSKA